Proteins encoded together in one Candidatus Nitrosocaldus cavascurensis window:
- a CDS encoding HAD-IA family hydrolase, whose product MDMLIVFDFDGTIANTVHTLIRIINKLADEFAYKKIRMYDLHHVKGMRTRDILVYLNIPMLKLPFIIRRIRMEMNKEIPMLKPSVNIKPTLEALKNEGCKLGILTTNATSNVRAFLKSNDLELFDFIRSTHHLLAKHVILKKIKKSYCYHCNSNPNPSTIFYVGDEVRDIEAGKRAGAKTVAVSWGFNSRGALLAEMPDYIIDRPEELEYIAKKALTIGYK is encoded by the coding sequence ATGGATATGCTGATAGTATTTGACTTTGATGGTACCATAGCAAATACGGTGCATACATTGATAAGGATAATAAACAAACTTGCTGATGAGTTCGCATACAAGAAGATAAGGATGTATGATCTTCATCATGTTAAGGGTATGAGGACTAGGGATATACTTGTCTATCTGAACATACCCATGCTCAAATTACCATTCATAATAAGGAGGATACGCATGGAGATGAACAAGGAGATACCCATGCTCAAACCATCTGTTAACATAAAGCCTACGTTAGAAGCATTGAAGAATGAAGGCTGCAAGTTAGGCATACTTACCACCAACGCAACTAGCAATGTGAGGGCATTCCTCAAGAGTAACGATCTCGAGTTGTTTGATTTCATAAGATCTACGCATCATCTCCTTGCTAAGCATGTGATATTAAAAAAGATCAAGAAGAGTTATTGCTATCATTGCAATTCCAATCCAAACCCATCAACGATCTTCTATGTTGGGGATGAGGTTAGGGATATAGAGGCTGGAAAGAGGGCTGGGGCTAAGACTGTAGCAGTTAGTTGGGGCTTCAACTCTAGAGGTGCACTACTTGCTGAGATGCCAGACTACATAATAGATAGACCAGAGGAGTTGGAGTATATAGCAAAGAAGGCACTTACCATAGGCTACAAGTAA
- a CDS encoding acetyl-CoA carboxylase biotin carboxyl carrier protein subunit: protein MRFRIEDIAHDVNAEVKDASRQGILATINGRECRIDLISINKDRVEFLLNGRYHTVRYTDSSSSKELKMVLDDMNEVSVNLVPDARLTKDAGGAGDRSKYLTSSVPGKIISILAKKDMPVKKGDVIMVVESMKMQVKIKAHKDGVVKELKVKEGANIARNDIIAIIE, encoded by the coding sequence ATGAGGTTTAGGATAGAGGATATTGCACATGATGTCAATGCAGAGGTTAAGGATGCCAGCAGACAAGGTATCCTTGCAACGATAAATGGGAGAGAGTGTAGGATAGATCTGATAAGTATAAACAAGGATAGAGTTGAGTTTCTCCTCAACGGTAGATATCATACTGTAAGGTATACTGATAGCAGTAGCAGCAAGGAGTTAAAGATGGTTCTTGATGATATGAATGAGGTTAGTGTAAATCTTGTACCAGATGCAAGGTTAACAAAGGATGCTGGTGGAGCAGGGGATAGGAGCAAGTACCTCACAAGCTCTGTACCAGGCAAGATAATATCCATATTAGCAAAGAAGGATATGCCTGTTAAGAAGGGCGATGTAATAATGGTAGTTGAGTCTATGAAGATGCAGGTAAAGATAAAGGCACACAAGGATGGTGTTGTGAAGGAACTCAAGGTTAAAGAGGGTGCAAACATAGCAAGGAATGATATCATTGCTATAATAGAATAA
- a CDS encoding cysteine desulfurase family protein — MSKRTVYLDNAATTPVLDEVLEEMLPYMSARYGNPSSLHSIGRDAKAALDKARERICNALNIHGSIIFTSGATEANNLAIKGFAYRMLRDGFGRDDLLVVVSSIEHESVLEPCRALEKEGLNVSYLPADRDGIVRPESLEHTLSSYKYKSALVSVMLANNEVGTIQRLKEIADVAHRHGAFVHSDAAQAIGKVKVDARELAVDMLTISAHKVYGPKGVGALCISDGVRLEPILHGGGHEYGLRSGTQNVPAIVGLGKVAELIPRFISLYEGHVRQLRDRLIKGILEIPYTRLNGHAEMRLANNAHISFLGISGEDLIIKLDEHGIAASTGSACSTLKQKESNVLRAMGLSREEINGSLRLTLGIQNDEQDVDYTLNVMADVVRELRRVSPYSKYRS; from the coding sequence ATGAGTAAGAGAACAGTCTACCTTGATAATGCTGCAACAACACCAGTGTTGGACGAGGTGTTGGAGGAGATGCTCCCATACATGAGTGCAAGGTATGGTAACCCTTCATCTCTGCATAGCATAGGGAGGGATGCAAAGGCAGCGCTAGATAAGGCTAGAGAGAGGATATGTAATGCTCTAAACATCCATGGTAGCATAATCTTCACATCTGGGGCAACTGAGGCTAACAATCTTGCAATCAAGGGCTTTGCATATAGGATGCTTAGGGATGGATTTGGTAGGGATGATCTGTTGGTAGTTGTAAGCAGCATAGAGCATGAGTCAGTGCTAGAGCCATGTAGAGCATTGGAGAAGGAAGGGTTAAATGTAAGCTACCTGCCAGCGGATAGGGATGGTATAGTCAGACCTGAGAGCCTTGAGCATACCTTATCCTCATACAAGTACAAGAGTGCACTTGTTAGCGTTATGCTTGCAAACAATGAGGTTGGTACAATACAGAGGCTTAAGGAGATTGCAGATGTAGCACATAGGCATGGTGCGTTTGTGCATAGTGATGCTGCACAGGCTATAGGCAAGGTTAAGGTTGATGCTAGAGAATTAGCAGTAGATATGCTAACTATATCAGCACACAAGGTATATGGACCAAAGGGTGTTGGAGCGTTATGCATTAGCGATGGTGTGAGGCTTGAACCCATACTCCATGGTGGTGGGCATGAATACGGCTTGAGGTCTGGTACCCAGAATGTACCAGCGATAGTTGGATTGGGCAAGGTAGCAGAACTAATACCAAGGTTCATTTCACTTTATGAAGGGCATGTAAGGCAACTTAGGGATAGGCTCATCAAGGGCATACTTGAGATACCATATACAAGGCTAAACGGGCATGCTGAGATGAGGCTTGCAAACAATGCGCACATATCATTCCTTGGTATAAGTGGTGAAGATCTTATCATCAAGTTGGATGAGCATGGCATAGCAGCATCGACAGGCTCAGCATGCTCAACACTCAAGCAGAAGGAGTCCAATGTGCTTAGAGCAATGGGTCTAAGCAGGGAGGAGATAAACGGCTCCTTGAGGTTGACTCTAGGGATACAGAACGATGAGCAGGATGTTGATTATACCCTAAATGTAATGGCAGATGTGGTTAGGGAGTTGAGGAGGGTCTCGCCATATAGCAAGTATAGATCATGA
- a CDS encoding peroxiredoxin, with translation MASSKQAYRVPEVGEKAPDFTLPDTELKMRSLAEFRGKKVVLAFFPAALSPVCTREMCTFRDHFDELSKAGAEVIGISIDGPFANKQFKEVHNLNFPLLSDYSREVISRYGIVMEDLLHVKGYRAAKRSVFVLDRDGIVRYRWVSDNPLVEPDYEEVERVIKSIP, from the coding sequence ATGGCAAGTAGCAAGCAGGCATACAGGGTACCAGAGGTTGGAGAAAAGGCCCCAGACTTCACACTGCCAGATACAGAACTGAAGATGAGGAGTCTTGCTGAGTTTAGGGGCAAGAAGGTAGTGCTAGCATTCTTCCCTGCTGCACTCTCACCAGTATGCACCAGAGAGATGTGCACATTTAGAGACCACTTTGATGAGTTGAGCAAGGCAGGGGCTGAGGTTATAGGAATAAGTATTGATGGTCCATTTGCAAACAAGCAGTTCAAAGAGGTGCATAACCTTAACTTCCCATTGCTTAGTGATTACAGTAGGGAGGTTATAAGCAGGTATGGGATAGTTATGGAGGATCTCCTCCACGTTAAAGGTTATAGAGCAGCCAAGCGTTCAGTCTTTGTGCTTGATAGAGATGGCATAGTAAGGTACAGATGGGTCTCAGATAATCCCCTTGTGGAGCCAGATTATGAGGAGGTAGAGAGGGTAATCAAGAGCATCCCATAG
- a CDS encoding cation-efflux pump, producing the protein MLKPVKRMEQKSALSLSLIAIASVALFEIIAGIASNSMAVLSDGIHASFDALLTAILLIMLSMSMKPRDMEHTYGHGRLETLAGLIGGIALFIVAIFIVRESLFRIVGAEGIVPSMLAFYAVTVAICVAVFRAVVLAYSMHGMSTRVGFYDAIADLGSSVLALIGFILASNGLYAADGLASIALAGMIIFLTSRLVYSSAMELTDAIDPSLVEKARRAILSIDGVKYCKDIRMRKVGRDVLADVTVVLEGSITFSRAHAISSEVEHAVMRVAKASRVMVHFEPEYEHMPIEHIIADIASGVNGVKDVHNVVVSRERVRKKNVNSSEDKAKDRSKDKDGSYNNDDNDNGDAIEALIVSMHVQVDRNLRLDEAHKVADMVEYEVKRRVKGIRDVMVHIEPIMPKMDMVEELRDGVLEARIRSIASEQGVRQISRIGVYRCNDMLTRIDMHCSIDADTSIEEAHEIISRLERRIRDELNAIAMIHVEPYGYDNTSRSMQINRKG; encoded by the coding sequence GTGCTCAAACCTGTAAAGAGGATGGAGCAGAAGAGTGCATTATCACTCTCGCTTATAGCAATAGCAAGCGTTGCTCTCTTCGAGATAATAGCAGGGATTGCAAGTAATAGCATGGCTGTGCTGAGCGATGGGATACATGCCTCATTTGACGCCTTGCTTACTGCTATACTGCTCATCATGCTAAGCATGAGCATGAAGCCCAGGGATATGGAGCATACGTATGGGCATGGTAGGCTAGAGACGCTAGCAGGGTTGATAGGTGGTATTGCACTCTTCATAGTTGCCATCTTCATAGTTAGAGAGTCACTCTTCAGGATAGTTGGGGCTGAGGGTATAGTGCCTAGTATGCTAGCCTTTTATGCTGTTACAGTAGCTATATGCGTAGCGGTGTTCAGGGCTGTAGTACTTGCATATAGCATGCATGGGATGAGTACGAGGGTTGGGTTCTACGATGCAATAGCAGATCTAGGCTCATCAGTGCTAGCACTCATAGGCTTCATACTTGCTAGCAATGGTCTCTATGCTGCTGATGGGTTAGCATCTATAGCACTTGCTGGGATGATAATCTTCCTTACATCTAGGCTTGTATACTCATCTGCCATGGAGCTTACAGATGCAATAGACCCATCGTTAGTTGAGAAGGCTAGAAGAGCCATACTCAGCATAGATGGTGTCAAGTACTGCAAGGATATTAGGATGAGGAAGGTAGGCAGGGATGTACTTGCAGATGTTACAGTAGTATTGGAAGGTAGCATTACATTCAGTAGGGCACATGCGATAAGCAGTGAGGTTGAGCATGCAGTCATGAGGGTTGCAAAGGCTAGCAGGGTTATGGTACATTTTGAGCCAGAGTATGAGCATATGCCTATAGAGCATATCATAGCAGATATAGCATCAGGGGTTAATGGGGTTAAGGATGTGCACAACGTCGTGGTATCTAGGGAGAGGGTTAGGAAGAAGAATGTAAATAGTAGCGAGGATAAGGCTAAGGATAGGAGTAAGGATAAAGATGGTAGTTATAATAATGATGATAATGATAATGGCGATGCAATTGAAGCATTGATAGTATCCATGCATGTACAGGTTGATAGAAACCTTAGACTGGATGAGGCTCATAAAGTTGCTGACATGGTAGAGTATGAGGTTAAGAGAAGGGTTAAAGGAATCAGGGATGTCATGGTGCATATAGAGCCTATCATGCCAAAGATGGATATGGTTGAGGAGTTAAGGGATGGAGTGTTGGAGGCTAGAATAAGGAGTATAGCATCTGAGCAAGGGGTAAGGCAGATCAGCAGGATAGGTGTGTATAGATGTAATGATATGCTGACGAGGATAGATATGCACTGCAGTATAGATGCAGATACAAGTATAGAGGAGGCTCACGAGATCATCTCTAGGTTGGAGAGGAGGATAAGGGATGAGTTGAATGCCATAGCGATGATACATGTAGAACCCTATGGTTATGATAATACGAGTAGGTCAATGCAGATCAATAGGAAGGGTTGA
- a CDS encoding AAA family ATPase, with the protein MWVERYRPKSIIEMVGNEDARLETYRWLAGWRQGDRPLLLIGPPGTGKTTMAKALANEFGYELFELNASDERTKERLEHLLKPLLENANIYSKRVLLFLDEVDGLHGTYDRGGLSALLSILKDASSIPVMMAANSDSGEVIKELRRVSKVVRMRGIPPRLLLLYLEHVLESEGKSMSIGDRLRVVVECNGDVRSMLNMAQSLVGMGVSGMEPISYSTPIDDAINSFFAARNIEEAVDALGRSEGFYVDPSFGYDSEKRRVDKLGALYSSIINASIDIDRMARLLEALSYADMLIARMNRLRMWSMFRYLDGIITYSIFNDSRGLSYSQYDIPYNLSSKVFNEGRVLRMIVDAIASRLHESRHNVVAYYMPYIPLILGRKGSSTAVRIGEDYSITIDELESIAKNLAM; encoded by the coding sequence GTGTGGGTTGAGAGGTATAGACCAAAGAGCATAATTGAGATGGTTGGTAATGAGGATGCTAGGCTTGAAACGTATAGATGGCTTGCTGGATGGAGGCAAGGAGATAGACCGTTACTTCTCATAGGCCCTCCTGGCACTGGCAAGACTACCATGGCAAAGGCTCTAGCCAATGAGTTTGGGTATGAGTTATTTGAGTTAAATGCTAGTGATGAGCGTACCAAAGAGAGGCTAGAGCATCTACTTAAACCTCTGCTGGAGAATGCAAACATATACAGCAAGAGGGTTCTACTCTTCCTAGATGAGGTTGATGGATTACATGGTACATACGATAGGGGAGGGTTATCAGCACTGCTCTCAATACTGAAGGATGCATCAAGCATACCAGTAATGATGGCTGCAAACAGTGATTCTGGAGAGGTTATAAAGGAGTTGAGAAGGGTCTCAAAGGTTGTAAGGATGAGAGGCATACCACCTAGACTACTCCTCCTCTACCTTGAACATGTGCTTGAGAGTGAGGGTAAGAGCATGAGCATAGGTGATAGGCTAAGAGTGGTGGTAGAGTGCAATGGTGATGTTAGGAGTATGTTGAACATGGCACAATCACTTGTAGGCATGGGTGTATCTGGAATGGAGCCTATAAGTTACTCAACGCCTATTGATGATGCCATTAACTCCTTCTTTGCAGCAAGGAACATAGAGGAGGCTGTAGATGCGCTGGGTAGGAGCGAGGGCTTTTATGTTGATCCCTCATTTGGCTACGATAGTGAGAAGAGGAGGGTTGATAAGTTAGGTGCACTATACTCAAGTATAATCAATGCAAGCATTGATATTGATAGGATGGCTAGGCTACTTGAAGCATTATCATACGCTGATATGCTCATTGCAAGGATGAACAGGTTGAGGATGTGGAGCATGTTTAGGTACCTTGATGGTATAATAACATACTCAATATTCAATGATAGTAGGGGTTTATCATACTCCCAGTACGATATACCTTACAATCTTAGCAGTAAGGTATTCAATGAGGGGAGGGTGTTGAGGATGATTGTAGATGCTATAGCATCAAGGTTACATGAGTCAAGACATAATGTTGTAGCATACTATATGCCATACATACCTCTCATACTTGGCAGAAAGGGCAGCAGTACTGCTGTTAGGATTGGTGAAGATTATAGCATAACAATAGATGAGCTTGAGAGTATAGCCAAGAACCTTGCTATGTAG
- a CDS encoding acetyl-CoA carboxylase biotin carboxylase subunit: MSIRKVLIANRGEIAVRVIRACRELEISTVAVYSDDDVNALHVKLADEAYHIGASPPRESYLNIERIVETARKAGADAIHPGYGFLSENANFVDACEKAGIVFIGPRSSTMRFSGDKMAIKQLAKRLGIPVVPASDGILEDADKAAEFAREFGYPVLLKSAFGGGGRGIRLVTNEEQLRQEFELSTMEAKTAYGRAAMFVEKYFPRIRHIEFQLIRDMHGNGIYLFERECSIQRRYQKLVELAPSPVIDEETRHRIGGMVVKLADALDYINAGTVEFIRDESTGNLYLIEINSRLQVEHPVTEMITGKDLVKLQILVASGKELPFKQQDLRINGSAIECRINAEDPLNEFAPSYGKVGSVSIPYGPGIRVDTYLYPGCNVSGYYDSLVAKVIAWGSTFDEARRRMRNALDEFYIEGINTTIPLHRFIMDEPAFSRGEISTDYLDRFNIIERMQESIKARMQSRIDAIAAATLIFTQMSRYLASNGNGMRGNVSNNKQSTKERAKVSAWKRAGMLMLARGSMYEV; encoded by the coding sequence ATGAGCATAAGGAAGGTTCTGATAGCAAACAGGGGAGAGATCGCGGTAAGGGTCATAAGAGCATGTAGAGAGTTAGAGATAAGCACGGTAGCAGTATACTCTGATGATGATGTAAATGCATTACATGTTAAACTTGCAGATGAAGCATATCATATAGGAGCATCGCCACCAAGGGAGAGTTACCTAAACATAGAGAGGATAGTTGAGACAGCAAGGAAGGCTGGTGCAGATGCTATACATCCTGGCTATGGGTTTCTATCTGAGAATGCAAACTTTGTAGATGCATGTGAGAAGGCTGGGATAGTGTTCATTGGGCCTAGGAGCAGTACTATGCGCTTCTCAGGGGATAAGATGGCCATAAAGCAGTTGGCAAAGAGACTTGGGATACCAGTAGTTCCAGCAAGCGATGGTATACTTGAGGATGCTGACAAGGCAGCAGAGTTTGCTAGAGAGTTTGGCTACCCTGTACTTCTCAAATCTGCATTTGGTGGAGGAGGTAGGGGTATAAGGCTTGTTACAAATGAGGAGCAGTTGAGGCAGGAGTTCGAACTATCGACCATGGAGGCCAAGACAGCATATGGGAGAGCAGCCATGTTCGTTGAGAAGTACTTCCCAAGGATAAGGCATATAGAGTTTCAGTTGATTAGAGATATGCATGGCAATGGTATCTATCTATTTGAGAGGGAATGCTCTATACAGAGGAGGTACCAGAAGTTAGTTGAACTTGCTCCCTCTCCAGTTATAGATGAGGAGACTAGGCATAGGATAGGAGGCATGGTTGTGAAGCTTGCTGATGCTCTAGACTACATAAATGCTGGTACTGTAGAGTTCATAAGGGATGAGAGTACTGGCAATCTATACCTGATAGAGATAAACTCCAGGCTTCAGGTTGAGCATCCTGTTACTGAGATGATAACTGGCAAGGATCTGGTCAAGTTGCAGATACTTGTAGCATCTGGCAAGGAGTTACCATTCAAGCAGCAGGATCTTAGGATAAATGGTTCTGCAATAGAGTGCAGGATAAATGCTGAGGATCCATTGAATGAATTTGCACCATCATATGGTAAGGTTGGGAGTGTTAGCATACCATATGGCCCAGGGATAAGGGTTGATACCTATCTTTACCCTGGATGCAACGTCTCTGGTTACTACGACTCTCTAGTAGCAAAGGTGATAGCATGGGGTAGTACATTCGATGAGGCAAGGAGGAGGATGCGTAATGCTCTAGATGAGTTCTACATCGAGGGTATAAATACTACTATACCATTGCACAGGTTTATAATGGATGAGCCAGCATTCTCTAGGGGAGAGATATCAACAGATTACCTAGATAGATTCAACATAATAGAGAGGATGCAGGAGAGTATCAAGGCTCGTATGCAGAGCAGGATAGATGCTATAGCAGCAGCAACGCTGATATTTACACAGATGAGCAGGTACCTTGCTAGTAATGGCAATGGTATGAGAGGCAATGTTAGCAATAATAAGCAGAGTACTAAGGAGAGAGCCAAAGTATCTGCATGGAAGAGGGCGGGGATGCTAATGCTTGCAAGAGGGAGCATGTATGAGGTTTAG
- a CDS encoding acyl-CoA carboxylase subunit beta, with translation MHQDKQERLAQLNKIAESGGGEEKLKEQHAKGKLSARERISLLLDPGSFVELDKFVVTRSRDFGLDQKRFYGDAVITGYGTINGRQVFIYAQDFTVLGGSLGEMSGRKIAKIMDHAMHVGCPIIGMIDSGGARIQEGVLSLAGYGEIFYRNTLASGVVPQITISVGPCAGGAVYSPAITDFVIMVDKISYMFVTGPEVVKAALGEETTFEELGGAYTHAKYSGVAHFVARDEYECMDIVKRLLSYLPQNNMEEPPAIEPTDDPNRIDAKLADIVPENPFEPYDMKEIVKSVVDNNEFFEVHELWAPNAIVGFARLNGKSVGIIANQPMHLSGSLDIDSSNKIARFIRTCDCFNIPIVTFVDTPGYLPGIEQEHHGIIRHGSKVLFAYSEATVPKITVIVGKAYGGAYIAMGSKHLRIDYNFAWPTAEIAVMGPEAAVNIIFRKELAKAENKEELRKKFIEEYKAKFANPYIAAEHGYIDAVIDPIETRPMLIKALESLSNKREGRPFKKHGNINL, from the coding sequence GTGCATCAGGATAAGCAGGAGAGGCTTGCCCAACTCAACAAGATTGCAGAGAGTGGAGGAGGCGAGGAGAAGTTAAAGGAGCAGCATGCTAAAGGCAAGCTCTCAGCAAGGGAGAGGATCTCCTTGCTCCTAGATCCAGGATCGTTTGTAGAGTTGGACAAGTTTGTGGTCACAAGATCAAGAGATTTTGGATTGGACCAGAAGAGATTCTATGGTGATGCTGTTATAACAGGTTATGGTACTATAAACGGTAGGCAGGTCTTCATATATGCTCAAGATTTTACAGTTCTAGGTGGCTCTCTTGGAGAGATGTCTGGAAGGAAGATAGCAAAGATAATGGACCATGCAATGCATGTTGGATGCCCAATAATAGGCATGATAGACTCTGGTGGTGCAAGGATACAGGAAGGAGTGTTAAGCCTTGCTGGTTATGGTGAGATATTCTATAGGAATACACTTGCCTCAGGTGTAGTTCCTCAGATAACAATAAGTGTTGGTCCATGTGCTGGAGGAGCAGTATACTCCCCAGCCATAACAGATTTTGTTATAATGGTTGATAAGATAAGTTACATGTTCGTTACAGGGCCAGAGGTTGTTAAAGCAGCACTGGGAGAAGAGACAACATTTGAGGAGTTGGGAGGGGCATACACACATGCTAAGTACAGTGGGGTAGCACACTTTGTTGCAAGGGATGAGTATGAGTGTATGGATATAGTGAAGAGGTTGCTCTCCTACCTGCCACAGAACAACATGGAGGAGCCTCCTGCTATAGAGCCTACAGATGATCCAAACAGGATAGATGCAAAACTTGCAGATATAGTACCAGAGAACCCATTCGAGCCTTACGATATGAAAGAGATAGTAAAGAGCGTTGTTGATAACAATGAGTTCTTTGAAGTTCACGAGTTATGGGCACCAAATGCAATAGTTGGTTTTGCAAGGTTGAATGGTAAGAGCGTTGGGATAATTGCAAACCAGCCAATGCACCTCTCAGGCTCTCTAGATATAGATTCATCAAACAAGATTGCAAGGTTCATAAGGACATGTGACTGCTTCAACATCCCCATTGTAACATTCGTTGATACCCCTGGCTACTTGCCTGGGATAGAGCAGGAGCACCATGGGATAATAAGGCATGGGAGCAAGGTGCTATTTGCCTATAGTGAGGCAACGGTACCAAAGATAACTGTTATAGTTGGCAAGGCTTATGGAGGGGCATACATAGCAATGGGTAGCAAGCACCTAAGGATAGATTACAACTTTGCATGGCCTACTGCAGAGATAGCAGTTATGGGCCCAGAGGCTGCTGTAAACATAATCTTCAGGAAGGAACTTGCAAAGGCTGAGAACAAGGAGGAGTTGAGGAAGAAATTCATAGAGGAGTATAAGGCAAAGTTCGCAAACCCATACATTGCTGCTGAACATGGTTACATAGATGCTGTTATAGATCCTATAGAGACTAGACCTATGCTCATAAAAGCACTAGAGAGTTTAAGCAACAAGAGGGAAGGGAGGCCATTTAAGAAGCATGGTAACATAAACCTATAG
- a CDS encoding L-glutamate gamma-semialdehyde dehydrogenase, which produces MEFEHEMTYFRLLAREEASSFHARYEESIADVEKNLGKECPMVIDGKRVSTGKFFEDRSPIDTRIVVARFPLGSEEHVSQAVDAAKRAFMHWSRMDYRDRVGILRKAADIMSSSKYDLAALMTYENGKNRYEAMADVDEAIDFMRYYAYEMERNDGYVRVMKNAYPDERCYSIMKPYGVFAVIAPFNFPLAITAGMCSGALITGNTVVLKPASDTPLTALRFFEILEEAGLPDGVLNLLTGSGSTVGNALVSSRDVDGIVFTGSKDVGLSIYAKANASRPRPVITEMGGKNPTIVTANASISKAVEGVARAAFGYSGQKCSACSRVYVHSSIYEEFVSRLVEFTSTLKVGNPVERDTFVGPLINKAAYDKYAMYSSIAGKDGRILIGGRQVTDGMFKYGYYVEPTIVDNLNSNSVILREELFLPFLAVASYDRLDDAIAMCNDSEYGLTAGIYSSDEDEVRYFLDRIEAGVVYVNRGRSATTGAMVGSQPFVGWKMSGISGKGTGSIYYLPLFMREQSQTICS; this is translated from the coding sequence ATGGAGTTTGAACATGAGATGACATACTTTAGGTTACTTGCTAGAGAAGAAGCATCATCATTCCATGCAAGGTATGAGGAGAGTATAGCAGATGTTGAGAAGAACCTTGGTAAGGAGTGCCCAATGGTTATAGATGGGAAGAGGGTATCAACAGGTAAGTTCTTTGAGGATAGATCACCGATAGATACAAGGATAGTAGTGGCAAGGTTTCCCCTTGGTAGCGAAGAGCATGTATCCCAAGCAGTAGATGCTGCAAAGAGGGCATTCATGCATTGGAGTAGGATGGATTACAGGGATAGAGTTGGTATACTCAGGAAGGCAGCAGATATAATGAGCAGTAGCAAGTACGATCTTGCAGCACTTATGACTTATGAGAATGGGAAGAACAGGTATGAGGCTATGGCTGATGTTGATGAAGCAATAGACTTCATGCGTTACTATGCATATGAGATGGAGAGGAATGATGGTTATGTTAGGGTTATGAAGAATGCATATCCAGATGAGAGATGCTATAGTATAATGAAGCCTTATGGTGTATTCGCTGTTATAGCACCGTTCAACTTTCCCCTTGCAATAACTGCAGGCATGTGCTCTGGAGCACTGATAACTGGCAACACTGTAGTACTCAAGCCAGCAAGTGATACACCATTAACAGCCTTGAGGTTCTTTGAGATACTTGAGGAGGCAGGGTTACCAGATGGTGTACTCAACCTGCTTACTGGCTCTGGAAGTACTGTTGGTAATGCCCTTGTATCTAGCAGGGATGTTGATGGTATAGTATTCACAGGCTCAAAGGATGTTGGTCTAAGCATATATGCTAAGGCTAATGCATCAAGGCCAAGGCCAGTTATAACTGAGATGGGTGGCAAGAACCCAACCATAGTTACTGCCAATGCAAGTATAAGCAAGGCGGTTGAGGGTGTAGCAAGAGCAGCATTTGGGTATTCAGGGCAGAAGTGCAGTGCATGTTCAAGGGTTTATGTACACTCATCCATATACGAGGAGTTTGTATCAAGGCTTGTTGAGTTTACATCAACCCTCAAAGTTGGCAATCCTGTAGAGAGGGATACGTTCGTTGGTCCATTGATAAACAAGGCAGCATACGACAAGTATGCAATGTATTCAAGCATTGCAGGCAAGGATGGTAGGATACTCATAGGTGGGAGGCAGGTTACAGATGGTATGTTCAAGTATGGCTACTACGTTGAGCCTACAATAGTTGATAACCTCAATAGCAATAGCGTCATACTAAGAGAGGAACTCTTTCTACCATTCCTTGCAGTAGCAAGTTATGATAGGCTTGATGATGCAATAGCAATGTGTAATGATAGTGAGTATGGGTTAACAGCAGGCATATACAGCAGTGATGAGGATGAGGTTAGATACTTCCTTGACAGGATAGAGGCTGGGGTTGTGTATGTTAATAGAGGGAGGAGCGCTACAACTGGTGCCATGGTAGGCTCACAGCCATTCGTAGGATGGAAGATGTCTGGTATAAGTGGCAAGGGCACTGGGAGCATCTACTATCTACCATTGTTCATGAGGGAGCAGAGCCAGACTATATGCTCATGA